Proteins encoded in a region of the Pseudomonas sp. PDNC002 genome:
- the hisC gene encoding histidinol-phosphate transaminase, with translation MSKFWSPFVKELVPYVPGEQPKLAKLVKLNTNENPYGPSPKVVAAIQAELNDTLRLYPDPNADRLKQTIAEYHGVKTSQVFVGNGSDEVLAHAFHALFQHGKPLLFPDVTYSFYPVYCGLYGIDFEALPLDEQFQIRVEDYARPNGGIIFPNPNAPTGCLLPLEAIERLLQASPDSVVLVDEAYVDFGGETAISLVNRYPNLLVAQTLSKSRSLAGLRVGFAVGHEDLIEALERVKNSFNSYPLDRLALAGAVASFEDQAYFEQTCNAVIHSREKLVAELKTLGFDVLPSAANFIFARHPQRDGAELAAALREEGVIVRHFKQQRINQFLRISIGTDEQNQALLDALRLKL, from the coding sequence CAAGCTGAACACCAACGAGAACCCCTACGGCCCTTCGCCGAAGGTGGTCGCCGCGATCCAGGCCGAGCTGAACGATACGCTGCGCCTGTATCCGGACCCCAACGCCGACCGCCTGAAGCAGACCATCGCCGAGTACCACGGCGTGAAGACTTCCCAGGTGTTCGTCGGCAACGGTTCGGACGAAGTCCTGGCCCACGCCTTCCACGCGCTGTTCCAGCACGGCAAACCGCTGCTGTTCCCCGACGTGACCTACAGCTTCTACCCGGTCTACTGCGGCCTGTACGGCATCGACTTCGAAGCGCTGCCGCTGGACGAGCAGTTCCAGATTCGCGTCGAGGATTACGCGCGCCCGAACGGCGGCATCATCTTCCCCAACCCCAATGCGCCCACCGGTTGCCTACTGCCGCTTGAAGCCATCGAGCGCCTGCTGCAGGCCAGCCCGGACAGCGTGGTGCTGGTGGACGAGGCCTACGTCGATTTCGGTGGCGAGACTGCGATCTCCCTGGTGAACCGCTACCCGAACCTGCTGGTGGCCCAGACCCTGTCGAAGTCGCGCTCGCTGGCCGGCCTGCGCGTGGGCTTCGCTGTTGGTCACGAAGACCTGATCGAAGCGCTGGAGCGGGTGAAGAACAGCTTTAACTCCTACCCGCTGGATCGCCTGGCCTTAGCCGGCGCGGTGGCGTCCTTCGAGGATCAGGCGTACTTCGAGCAGACCTGCAACGCGGTTATCCACAGCCGCGAGAAGCTGGTGGCCGAACTCAAGACCCTGGGCTTCGACGTACTGCCGTCGGCGGCGAACTTCATCTTCGCTCGCCACCCGCAGCGTGACGGCGCCGAACTGGCCGCGGCCCTGCGCGAGGAGGGCGTGATCGTGCGTCACTTCAAGCAGCAGCGGATCAATCAGTTCCTGCGTATCAGCATCGGTACCGACGAGCAGAACCAGGCGCTGCTGGATGCCCTGCGCCTGAAGCTGTAA